The window TATAGATGATTCATTTCTGCATTGTTTAGTTTTCAAGGAACACCGCCGAATTACTTCGGCTGTTCGCCGCTCGTTCTTCACAGGCGACTCGACTATCTTACTTCATCCGCGAGGGATTGTCAAGCACCTTTTTGAATTTTTTCGAGCTTCTTGCTGCCGTTCTGTGCGACAACGAATGCTATATTACACGAACACGCTGAAGATGTCAACATCTTTTTGAAAAATTTTCATCCCTTGTGCGTGCCAATGGGTAAACATACGGCACAATCAGTCTTCATCAGTGAATTCGAGATGCTGCAAATGCGCGACATTATTCACATAATCAACCGTGAAGTGATTGCCGCCGTGCGTGAGGCGGCTGATCGCCGTATTCCCCTGTCGGATTCGCCAGACATATCGCAGCGGTATATGAAGGGCATACGCCAGAATCGTGCGCAAAAAGGCTCCGTGCGCTACGAGAACGACGTGCTCACCCGCATGAGCGGCAGTGATTTTCTCCAATTCTCGCGAGGCTCTTTTTTCTACATCCTCAAAGGTCTCCCCTCCGGGCGGCTTAAGCTCATCCGGTGCAAAGAAAATCTGCTTTCCGGCTTCTGGCCATTTGGCGCTGATTTGCTCGAA of the Selenomonas sputigena genome contains:
- a CDS encoding histidine phosphatase family protein — translated: MTKIYLVRHGLTEWNSGGRFQGHSDIALAEKGVKQAECLARHFPAEKIDAIYSSDLQRAASTAGFIAERFGCEVRKTENLREMNFGEWEGLTFEQISAKWPEAGKQIFFAPDELKPPGGETFEDVEKRASRELEKITAAHAGEHVVLVAHGAFLRTILAYALHIPLRYVWRIRQGNTAISRLTHGGNHFTVDYVNNVAHLQHLEFTDED